The bacterium genome includes the window CGGAGAGCGCGCGCACGTCCGTGTCGGGCGTGCCGCGGATGCTGAACTCCCGGATGCGGCGGGCCGCCGCCGCCGCGGCGCGCGCGCGGTCGACGAACATCGAGCGGCGCGGCTCCGCGATGGCGGCGTGCTCGGCGAGCGTAAGCCCCGGCACGAGGCCTTCGCCGAGGCGTCCGGCTGGAACGTACGCCGTGCCGGCCGCGAGAAAGCGCGCGTAAGGCCGGCCGCTCAGGTCCTGTCCCGCGATCCGGATGCGGCCGGCGGTCGGCGGCGTGAGCCCGGCGCACGCGTTGAGGACCAGCCGCTGGCCGCTGCCTTCGAGGCCCGCGAAGCCGACGACCTCGCCGCCCGAGACTCGCAGCGTGACGTGCTCGAGCGTTATCAGTGTGTCGCCGACGGTGAGCCCGTCCACCTCCAGCACAGGCGGCCCGGTCGAAATCCGCGGCCGCGCTGCCCGCGGCAAGTCGCGGCCGAACATCAGGCGAACGAGCGTCGCCGTGTCGCACGGCATCGGCGCCCCGCCGGCGACGCGGCCGTGCCGCAGCACCGTCACGCGATCGCAGAGTTCCTGGACTTCTTCGAGCTTGTGGGAGACGAAGAACACGACGTTGCCCTGCCCGGCGAGCGCGCGCAGTGCCGCGAACAACAGCGTGCGCTGCGACGCGGAGATCGCCGTCGTCGGTTCGTCGAGGATCAGCACCCGGACGCCCAGCCACAAGAGGCGCACGATCTCGAGCTGCTGCCGCTCGGCGACGGTCAGGTGGCCGCACGGCGCGTCCGGATCGAGCGTGAAACCGAACGCCGCGGCGAGGTCGCGGAGCGCGCGACGGGCCCGCCGGCGCTCGGGCACGAATCCCGTCGGCGCGCCGAGCAGGAAGTTGTCGAGGACCTTCAGCGACGGGAAGTCGAGCGGGTCCTGGTGAACCATGCCGATGTGCGCGCGGATCGCGTCCGACGCCGAGCCGATCCGCGCCGGCGATCCGTCGAGGAGGATCTCGCCCGAGTCCGGCGCGAGCGCGCCGGACAGGATTTTCATCAGGGTGCTCTTGCCGGCGCCGTTCTCCCCGAGCACCCCGTGAATCGAGCCTTCGGCCGCCGCGAGCGTGATACCGTCGTTGGCGCGGACCGCGCCGAACGACTTCCGGATCTCCCTCAGTTCGACGCGCATGCGGGTGTACGTGGTGACGGGTCGGGGAGGCGGGGCTGCGCCCGCCCCCCCGGCCCGGGCGTGACTACTTACTGGGCCCGGCCATGCCCTGAAGCAGCTGCGGCATGTACCACACTTGCAGATCGGTCGCGACTCTTCCGGACTCGAGGTACACGGACCCGTCGGCGAGGCGCAGGGGGCCCTTCCAAAGCACAACCGCCCCGAGGCCCATGTTCCTCACCAAGGTGTTGAGGCGCGCGGCGGCCGACGCGCCCAGCGCCGGCCCCTTCTCGAAGCCGACCGCCGACGTGTCCGGGTCGTTGATGTTCTTCCAGTTCGGACCGTTCCAGTCCCAGTACTGACGGTAGGTGCCGGCCCACACCATCCGGATCGCCTTGACGTACGCCGGACCCCAGTTGAAGTAGGGGACGCCCAGGCACACGCTCGGCGCCTCCGAGCAGGCGTGCTGGTAGTCGTACGGGACGGCCCAGACGCGCTTACCGGCCTTCGCCTGCTTGTTGGCCTCCACCAGCGCTTCGGTCGTGTCGATCCCGGAAATGACCACGTCGTGGCCGGTGTTGAAGAAATCGTCCGCGACCTTCGTCGGATCAAGCGTTTGGCCCGGGATGTTGAACCAGAACCCGATCCATGTCACTTTGAACGTTAGGGTGGCCGGCGGCCGGTGGAGATAGGTGGTCCAGCAGTAGCGCGCGCCGAGGTACGCGGAGTCGGCCAGCCGGCGCGTTTCGTCGTTGGCGAGCGGTCCGAGGAAACCGACCTTGCCGGTGCGCGTGGTCAGCGCGGCCGCACACCCGCCGAGCATCTTCATGTATTCCATGCGGCCCATGAAGTTGCTCTCGTTCGACGGGGCCTTGTAGTCCCGGCCGTTCTTCCAGGCGTGGTCGCCGGAGACGTTGATGATCGGCAGTTGCGGATGCACTTTGGCCGCTTCCAGGGTGCCATCCTTGAAGTCGTCCGACGTCGTGA containing:
- a CDS encoding ATP-binding cassette domain-containing protein, with translation MRVELREIRKSFGAVRANDGITLAAAEGSIHGVLGENGAGKSTLMKILSGALAPDSGEILLDGSPARIGSASDAIRAHIGMVHQDPLDFPSLKVLDNFLLGAPTGFVPERRRARRALRDLAAAFGFTLDPDAPCGHLTVAERQQLEIVRLLWLGVRVLILDEPTTAISASQRTLLFAALRALAGQGNVVFFVSHKLEEVQELCDRVTVLRHGRVAGGAPMPCDTATLVRLMFGRDLPRAARPRISTGPPVLEVDGLTVGDTLITLEHVTLRVSGGEVVGFAGLEGSGQRLVLNACAGLTPPTAGRIRIAGQDLSGRPYARFLAAGTAYVPAGRLGEGLVPGLTLAEHAAIAEPRRSMFVDRARAAAAAARRIREFSIRGTPDTDVRALS
- a CDS encoding BMP family ABC transporter substrate-binding protein, whose product is MWRVSACVLVFALFGGLTLAPGGSAPVSAGAAAIPFGLVLVGPRNDHGWSEAHYTAGQFAERKVNGARMIYVDNVNPAAKPGVTVPQVVDDLLSKGARLVITTSDDFKDGTLEAAKVHPQLPIINVSGDHAWKNGRDYKAPSNESNFMGRMEYMKMLGGCAAALTTRTGKVGFLGPLANDETRRLADSAYLGARYCWTTYLHRPPATLTFKVTWIGFWFNIPGQTLDPTKVADDFFNTGHDVVISGIDTTEALVEANKQAKAGKRVWAVPYDYQHACSEAPSVCLGVPYFNWGPAYVKAIRMVWAGTYRQYWDWNGPNWKNINDPDTSAVGFEKGPALGASAAARLNTLVRNMGLGAVVLWKGPLRLADGSVYLESGRVATDLQVWYMPQLLQGMAGPSK